The Terriglobia bacterium nucleotide sequence GAGACCGAGCATCACGGAACGGTCTTCGAGTTGAGAGTGCCCGGGGTCGTCGAGCAGCAAGGCGTTGTCGTCAGCGAACACGGTCTGCGCCTCTTCGAACGCTACGCCGTGCTTCCGCAGGTTCGCGGATGCCTTACGTGGGTCCCAGGCGAATCGAAGTCTACCCATGGGTGTAGCGTAGTTACGTTGTAGTTATAAGTCAAGTGTCGTTGTCCGAGGCGCCTAACTAGTTAATCGACACAACTCTGTTAGCAGGTTCTGTCGGTCACCTTTCGGGGATTATGGTATTGCCCGTCAACCCCGCGCCCTTTCGGATCTTCCAATCAGGATCGTTCATGTTCGCGCTCCGCTCGCGCTAGCCGCAGGCTTTCGTGATCGGTTTCTACGTCCAACCGGCCCGAAATGCAAGCTCTAACGCGCGATCCTGGGCGGATGGGACGACGCGTGCTGTGAGGACGCCGCGGCAAACCGCATGGTGAGTTCCGCCCACG carries:
- a CDS encoding BrnT family toxin, which gives rise to MGRLRFAWDPRKASANLRKHGVAFEEAQTVFADDNALLLDDPGHSQLEDRSVMLGLSARMRILVVSHTLRDGGHTIRMISARRATKREQEQYFEQVMP